GATTCCCGTCCCTCCTTTACGGCAATTATTGCCCGTTTGACAGTCTCAAGGTCGGTAATAAACCACTCGTTGGCTTTGTTCTCGGTATCGAATATCTTTTTCCTAATGCCGGAACGTTCCAGAACGCTATGCACTTCCTTGTCGTTGAAAGAGCACAAGCTCTTTTTGCTGTTGTATATCGTCAGTTCCGTATATAAGAGGTCGTATGCGATACCAGCCGTCTGCGTATATTGGTTGATGCGTTTCTTCGCGGACTCGTTGAGAGCCTTGCTGTTCGGAGCAAGACCGAAAACATTGTCATTGTCACAAGTGGCCTCGCCCACTTTCAGGCATCCCCTATGTGCAGCATCATTGATGCGGAACACATATATCAGTTTTAGTTTTAGTGAAGATGTGAATTTCATACTGCACTATTTTATAAGGTCTATAAATCGTATTCGTTTCCCCTTTTTGCCTGTTGCCTTGTCGGTAGCATGCCAGTCCTTGATTTGGCAATAGACACCATTGTGCCTGCGGATGTCGTCTTTCAGACATCCTTCACATTGGGTAACCACTTCGGTAGTCCCGAACAGGTCGGCTACAACCTCCTTGCGTTCTCCGCAACTGTTTGGAATGACACCTTTCAATCCGTCCATCTGCCATACGTTCCACGAAATGATATAAGCGATGTAGTTGATGGATTTCAACAAGGGGCGTTTGCCAAATTTCTGTTGGTAATACTCCACAAAGGAGACGAGCAAAGATTCTCGGGCAATGAGTAGATTGTCCCCCTGCCATTCGTAACCGTAGATACTTTTATAGGCTTCTTGTGCCCACTCAAGCCATTCACCCGAAGTGGATGTGTTCTCGCTTACCACCCTTAGTTTGCGGTCAAGTAAACCGATACGCTGTTCCAAAGGGATAGTTTCGCCTGTCGTGGTATCATAGCGGCTTATCAGGTATGGGGCTTCTCCACAAGTGATTTCCAATCGGATATCGCGTACATAGTCCTTCCAAGTTTTACCCTCCGGAAATATGATGCTGCCTTCCGTTGATTTCCATTTATGGTGTCCCTGTTCGTTTGCATATTCAGTATTGAAAACATCATTTCGTCCGAACCATGCTTCATCAATCAAGTTGTTCTGCGCATTGCATATCCATGATGGAGTGAAAACCTCAGCCATATCACGAGAACGGATTGACTGGGTATCACGACTTTTGAGGACACGAGGCATGATGATATGTCCGTTATCTCCTATTATGAGGTGGGGGAGAATAGGAGAATTGTATTGGTATTCTTTGCCAATATGTTCATAATCTGAAGTAGCCCAGAAGATATTGCGTTGCATATCAGCCTTGCTCGTAGTATGGTCTTTGAGCAAGGTGTTCAGCAATTCCGGTGAAAGCTGGAA
This sequence is a window from Bacteroides thetaiotaomicron VPI-5482. Protein-coding genes within it:
- a CDS encoding restriction endonuclease subunit M, with the translated sequence MPVEVDILEDSIFQLSPELLNTLLKDHTTSKADMQRNIFWATSDYEHIGKEYQYNSPILPHLIIGDNGHIIMPRVLKSRDTQSIRSRDMAEVFTPSWICNAQNNLIDEAWFGRNDVFNTEYANEQGHHKWKSTEGSIIFPEGKTWKDYVRDIRLEITCGEAPYLISRYDTTTGETIPLEQRIGLLDRKLRVVSENTSTSGEWLEWAQEAYKSIYGYEWQGDNLLIARESLLVSFVEYYQQKFGKRPLLKSINYIAYIISWNVWQMDGLKGVIPNSCGERKEVVADLFGTTEVVTQCEGCLKDDIRRHNGVYCQIKDWHATDKATGKKGKRIRFIDLIK